TTTTATCAGATGGAAAATTTTAATATGGCCGTTAAGGTTCATTTGGCTATAGTAAATCGCAAAACCAAAATCCTTTTGTCCGTTTTTCCGATTGTAAGGTACAATTGTTATTTGTTTTGATTTCAACAGGTTTATATATTTTTCCGCCTGTTGAAAAAATAATCTTCTTATTAAAAATAGGGCCTTCAAAACAAAATGTATGAAACTCCCCATTTTCGCCGCAGGGATCAACATTTTCAGGTAGTTGTTCAATAAAATAGTTGTTAATTTCTCTTCCTACCCACTCCTCACCAAGATATCCATCATCTGTACAACAGGTGATAGTTTTAAAATTTTGCCTGATAAAGTCATTAATGAGTAATGTAGTATCCATTTTCCATAACGGAAAAATTCCAGTCATTCCAATTTTAGCCAAATTATTTATACGATAAGCTTTTAAATCTTCCAGAAAGATATCACCAAAAATGACGTTTTCAATACCTTCTGATTTTGCTTTGATTAATGTGCTTCTCATTTTTCGTTCATACTCAGTATTTGTTCCTTTACTGAGCCATATTTTCAATAGAGGAATACCTATCGATTCAGCCTGTTTGTCTAATAATTCTTCTCTGATACCAT
The sequence above is drawn from the Bacteroidota bacterium genome and encodes:
- a CDS encoding diphthine--ammonia ligase encodes the protein MAKHKAILCWSGGKDSSYCLYKVLKEDSYDVRYLLTTLNDSTKRISMHGIREELLDKQAESIGIPLLKIWLSKGTNTEYERKMRSTLIKAKSEGIENVIFGDIFLEDLKAYRINNLAKIGMTGIFPLWKMDTTLLINDFIRQNFKTITCCTDDGYLGEEWVGREINNYFIEQLPENVDPCGENGEFHTFCFEGPIFNKKIIFSTGGKIYKPVEIKTNNNCTLQSEKRTKGFWFCDLL